The following DNA comes from Flavobacterium sp. N3904.
TTAATAAAAAAGAAAAAGCAGCAGCCAAAAAGAAAGAAGAGATTCAAAAAGAAAATGAATCAAAAACCAAAGCTGCAGCAAAAAAACAAGAGGAGACTCAAAAAGAAAAAGACAAAAAATCCAAAAATGATAATCAGTAAATTATGAAATCTTTATAATTTATAGTATAACAAAACTAAACAGTTTACGTTTCATCTTTGCTGTATCAAACCTACAGGAGAACAGAAGTACTTTCTCTATTAAGTAATTAATGTTGTATAAAAGCTTCAAAATTAAAAAACAATGAAAACAGTAAAACTAATTGCCCTCGTCCTATTCTTATTTGCTTCAACAACAAATCATGCCCAAGTTTCAATTAATGTAAATTTTGGAACGCCACCACAATGGGGACCAACAGGGTATTCAGAAGTATCCTATTATTACTTGCCAGATGTGGAATCCTATTATGATATACGTCAAGAACAGTTTATATTTCTCAGTAATGGTGTTTGGATAAGATCTCATAATTTACCAAATCGCTATAGAAATTATAATTTATACAATGGGTACAAAGTAGTCTTGAATGATTATCATGGAACCAGACCTTATGGACATTACAAAGAGCATAAAGTAAAATATTACAAAGGTTATAATGGAGGTCATCAGGAAAACTACAGAGGAGCTTCTCAACATAAAAATGATAACCATGAAAATCACAATAATGAAAGTCATGATAATCATGATAATGGAAATCATGATAACGGAAACAAAGGCAATAAAGGTCATAAAAACGGCAAACACTAATAGCTAATGATATGAAAACCGAAAAAGAACTTAACGAAAAAATCCTGAAGACGACTTTGTTAATAAAAACGGAATATCCCGAATTATCAAAATATCTGCTAGAAATGCCAGAAACCATTCCAGACGTAAAAAACCCTGAAATGGATATAAAAGTGCTGAAAGAATATCTGAATTCCTTAAAAGAAATTTTAGATAAATATGCACCAAATCACAAGATTGATATTTCATAAACTTAATAAAAGAAAAATGAAAACAAGAAAAAAATTAGGCATTTGGATGGATAATTCCATAGCTCACATTATCGAATTTACTGATCAATGGGAAGAATTGCAAACTATTGAATCCAATTTTACTCATCAAGACAGAGTTAGCAGCCAAAGTAAAAGTGAAAACATAATGCACAATAAAGAACAGCAATCACAAGCTGAATTCTATAAAAAACTGGAGGACATTATTGTAAAGTATGACACTGTATTGCTTTTTGGTGCAACCAATGCAAAAACAGAACTGTTTAATAAGACGCAAAAAGACCATCGGTTTGAAAATACAAAAATTGAGGTTAAAGAAACTGACAAAATGAGTAAAAGTCAACAAATCAGTTTTTTAACTGACTATTTTGAGACTGCAAAAGCATAAATTTCTTTAAAAAAATTAAATTTAAGGCAACGGGAACGTTTGTTAAAAATTTAGGATAAGCCCTGCTATTAAATTGGTAGGGCTTTTATATTATTTCTAAAAATAAAATCACATGAACAAAATATACAGCCATACCGAAAATCTTTTTGAAAAATTAGTTTCGGTTGCAACAACAATATTAGGTAATTCCATTTCGTTTATAATAGCATTAGCCTTAGTGCTATTTTGGTGGATTAATAGTTTATTCATAAACAATGACATACATCTTCTTATTGGTGATATCATTTTTGGCGTTACTTTCTTGAGTTTATTTATAATCCAAAAATCTTTCAATCGATTCTCAGCTTCTCTACATCTAAAAATAAACGAATTGGTTTCTTCGCACGAACCTGCAAGCAATTCAGTAATGAACGCCGAAATCAAAACAGAAAGGGAAATCACAGAATTATCAAAAGAGTATTCTGATCTGGCTGAACAAATTAAAGAGATTGATGAAGAACTAAAAGGAGGCTTTAATAAAGAACTTGACAAAGCTTTGGATGACGAAGAAAATCACATCAAAGACTGATTAAGTTGATACATTATAATGTAAAAACCGTAAATCATATAACTCTTTACAAGAATTTTGTAACCCTTATATGTCAGAATCAATGCACCTTTGTAATGTTGTGAAAATGATTTCACACTTAATTACATCAAAATGAACACAACAGAACTAAAAGGAAACTGGGAAGAACAAAAAGGGAAATTGAAACAAAAATTTGCTGCCTTAACAGATAATGATTTATTATTTGCCGAAGGAAAGAAAGAAGAAATGATGGGGAAACTTCAAATCAAATTGGGAAAAACCAAAGAAGAACTTCATAAAATTATTCAAGGACTGTAAATAGCAATTAAAGTTGTATCCATTTGATCTCCACATCTGTTTAAATGGATATAATTTTTATCAAAAAAAATTAAAACCATAAATTTATTAGATATGAAAAAATCAATTTTAACCCTTGCTGCAGTAGCTTTTGTAATGGGATCAATCATTACAAGTTGCAAACCAAATACCGAAAAAGTTCAGGATGCTCAAGAAAATGTAGACAGTGCAAAAGTTGCTGTAACAGAAGCCGAAGACAATTTGGACGAAGCCAAAAGAGTGGCTACAGATGAAGAATGGCAACAATTTAAGGAAGATACCAATGCCAAAATAGAGGAAAACAACGCCAAAATTGCTGAGTTGAAATCGAGCATCAAAAAAACCGGAAATGATATTGATAAAACATATCAAAAAAATATCGACGCTATGGAACAAAAAAACAAAGAGCTTAAAATAAAAGTGGATTCCTATAAAAATGATGCCAATAGTGATTGGAAGTCTTTTAAAAGAGAATTCAACCATGATATGGATCAACTTGGCACAAGTTTGAAAGACTTTGCCGTGAACAATAAAAATTAACAAACAACCAAACAAATTTTATTTCAATTAACATTTAAAAACAAAAATCATGAGCAATCTTCTTTATACAATCGCAGTAATACTAGTCATTTTTTGGGCAATCGGATTTTTTGCATACAGTGCAGGATCTATCATACATATACTACTTGTAATTGCATTAATCGCAGTAGTTTTAAGAATAATTCAAGGTAGAAAAGTTTTATAATTAATCATAAAAAATAAAGACATGAAAGCAAATAAAATCGCATTAGGAGTTTTGGGTGGTATTGCCACAGGAGCTATATTAGGAATATTGTTTGCACCTGCTAAAGGGTCAGAAACAAGAAAAAAAATTCAAAAAAAAGGCAATAATTATGCCGATGAATTTAAAGATAAATTAGACAATCTATCTGGAACAATAAAAAGCAATTATGAAAAAATGTTCCAAAATGGTAAAGAATTAATTGCAGATGGCAAATCAAAATATGATGATGTCAAAAATGAAATTAAAAAAGGAAGTATTTAATTTTTGAATATAATGGCAACAATAGGTATAATTTTTTATAAAGATAGGACCTTAATCAAGTAACTTCCCAATCATTTGTATTAAGTACTTTTGATAAATCGCTTGCTTCAGATTTTATTAGACTCTCAAATTATCATGCCTATTGTTGTTGTTTTATTCAATTTATAAATTAGTTTAAACATTTTTTTTATGATTTGAAGTTCATCACTTTTTTACGTATTCAGAGAATGTAGATTAAATTTTAAAAACGCAAATTTGATGGATGCAAATAATAAAAATGATTTGATTATTGCCAACAAACAATTGGCATTTCAAAATCAACAAAAAGATAATAGGATATTGCAATTGGTTACTGATAACAAAAAATTAGTTATTCAAAATGATGAAAATAAAAAGTGCATTACAGAACTAAAAAATAACAATAAAAAATTGACGCTTGATTATCTAAAAAACAAAAAATGCCATGAAGATTTGATTATAGTCCATGAAAATCTTATATCACAAAATAAAAATAAAGAGAAACAGAGTGCAATATTGTCAAAAACGAATGATAAACTCAAGAATGCAAAAGAAACTCAAAATGGATATATAGAAGGACTTGAGTCAATTTTATTTATGACCTCACACAAAATACGTCAACCAATTGCAAATATTCTGGGCTTGTCCTCTTTATTAAATGATGCTAAAAATTCAAATGATGAGACCAAAGTCTTTATCGAATTCATAAAACAATCTGCATTGGTACTCGATGTTTATACGCAAGAATTAACAGCTTACACTTTTGATTTAAAAAAGAAAGTATATTTAGAAAACAATAAATAAAATATTAAAGATTAAAAAAAAACATAGAAATTGCTTCGAAAGAGAACTTCAAAAGCCGAATTGCACAAAAGCAATTTGGCTTTTTTTATGTAGTTCTGTCAATGAAAACATGATTTTATTTGTAAAATATTTTACTGCGAATTATACAACTAATACCTTAAATTATGTAATACACTTTATAAATAATCAATCAACCTTTGTGAATTAAATAATCAAATCTAAAAAAAATGAATACTAAAAACCTATTATCAACAATTGCATTGGCTATCGTTATTGGACTCTCAGGATGTTCAAAAGATGATGTTCAGGAAATTACTGGTGAATCTCCCACCGTAGTATCGGCTAATCCTGAAAATGCAACTATAAATGTTCCTTTGGACAAAACCATTTCTGTAGTTTTCAATCAAGATATGAAAGCATCCACTATAGATGGAACTTCTTTTACTGTGCAGGGAAGAACATTAGTAACCGGAACAGTAAGTTTTAGCGGAAAAACTGCTACTTTCAAGCCAACGACTCCTCTTGCAGCAAATACTACTTATACAGTAACGATAAAAACTACTGTCAAAAACCTATTGGGAAAATCCCTGGATGCTGATTATGTTTGGACATTTAGTACAGGTACTATTCTAAATCCAACAGTAATTTCCTCAGACCCAGTAAATAAATCTACAGATGTATTTCTTAATAAGGTAATCTCAGCCAAATTCAATATGGCAATGACCCAAAGTACCATAAATTCAAACACATTTACGGTAAAACAAGGGACTACAGCTGTTGCTGGAGCAGTAACCTACTCAGAAACAACGGCCTATTTTACACCAAATACTCCATTAGTGGCCAATACTCTCTATACAGCAACAATAACTACAGGAACCGAAAATATTCAAGGAACTCCATTGACTTCTAATTATGTTTGGACTTTCACCACAGGTGCGACTATAGCCCCAAAAGTAATTGCTACTGATCCTTTAGATAATGCAAAAGCAGTACCTTTAAATAAATCTATTTCGGCTAATTTTAGCGTTGCAGTAGATCCGAAAACTATTAGCACAGCAACATTTACTGTAAAAAATGGTACAACAGTATTATTAGGAGTAGTTTCCTACACTGGCACAACAGCCACTTTTAATCCAAGCAGTGACCTTTTGCCAGGAACAATTTATACCGCTACCCTATCCGGAGTAAAAAATGTTGCGGGAATTCCTATTGCCAATGATTATGTTTGGAACTTTAGCACCAGTTCAGCATTAACTGGAAATCTAGTAAATCTGGGTTCTGCTGAACGATTCGGTATTTTATCAGGCGTTGGCGTAAGCAATAATGCC
Coding sequences within:
- a CDS encoding low affinity iron permease family protein encodes the protein MNKIYSHTENLFEKLVSVATTILGNSISFIIALALVLFWWINSLFINNDIHLLIGDIIFGVTFLSLFIIQKSFNRFSASLHLKINELVSSHEPASNSVMNAEIKTEREITELSKEYSDLAEQIKEIDEELKGGFNKELDKALDDEENHIKD
- a CDS encoding CsbD family protein translates to MNTTELKGNWEEQKGKLKQKFAALTDNDLLFAEGKKEEMMGKLQIKLGKTKEELHKIIQGL
- a CDS encoding lmo0937 family membrane protein; the protein is MSNLLYTIAVILVIFWAIGFFAYSAGSIIHILLVIALIAVVLRIIQGRKVL
- a CDS encoding YtxH domain-containing protein, with the translated sequence MKANKIALGVLGGIATGAILGILFAPAKGSETRKKIQKKGNNYADEFKDKLDNLSGTIKSNYEKMFQNGKELIADGKSKYDDVKNEIKKGSI
- a CDS encoding Ig-like domain-containing protein, giving the protein MNTKNLLSTIALAIVIGLSGCSKDDVQEITGESPTVVSANPENATINVPLDKTISVVFNQDMKASTIDGTSFTVQGRTLVTGTVSFSGKTATFKPTTPLAANTTYTVTIKTTVKNLLGKSLDADYVWTFSTGTILNPTVISSDPVNKSTDVFLNKVISAKFNMAMTQSTINSNTFTVKQGTTAVAGAVTYSETTAYFTPNTPLVANTLYTATITTGTENIQGTPLTSNYVWTFTTGATIAPKVIATDPLDNAKAVPLNKSISANFSVAVDPKTISTATFTVKNGTTVLLGVVSYTGTTATFNPSSDLLPGTIYTATLSGVKNVAGIPIANDYVWNFSTSSALTGNLVNLGSAERFGILSGVGVSNNAGFSEIRNMDVGIYPGVRSSVTGFPPAIIVGGAIYASDDIAPPGIGTMLIKAKQDLTNAYLFAEGASTPAPATVSGDQGGKTLAPGIYKSTSTLLIQSGDLTLDAQGDANAVWIFQVASDFTTVGGAGGNVILSGGAQAKNIFWQVGRSATIGNYTIFKGNILALTSITLNSHATVQGRMLVRNGAIVMTDTNIISKP